In a genomic window of Candidatus Aminicenantes bacterium:
- a CDS encoding type II toxin-antitoxin system VapB family antitoxin gives MRTNVVLDDQLVDEALRLSKEIRTKRELIDTALREFIQRRRMKDLRKLRGKIHFAAGYDHKAMRAGK, from the coding sequence ATGCGAACCAACGTGGTTTTGGATGATCAACTGGTGGACGAAGCCCTGCGCCTGTCAAAAGAGATCCGTACCAAGCGGGAGCTGATCGATACCGCCCTGCGTGAATTTATTCAGCGCCGGCGCATGAAGGACCTGCGAAAACTGCGTGGAAAAATCCACTTTGCCGCCGGCTACGATCACAAAGCCATGCGGGCCGGCAAATGA
- a CDS encoding DUF2177 family protein, with protein sequence MGIKKVFLLYLFTVPVFFVIDMVWLGFVAKGFYRRHLGDFLAPKFNWPAAMIFYLLFIVGILVFAVLPGLDKNSFAHCLLMGVLFGFFTYATYDLTNLATLKGWPMPIVIVDIIWGMVLSGSVAAVSFLIGKKLL encoded by the coding sequence ATGGGCATAAAGAAAGTTTTCCTGCTCTATTTGTTTACGGTTCCGGTGTTTTTTGTGATCGACATGGTGTGGCTGGGGTTCGTGGCCAAGGGGTTTTACCGCCGCCACCTGGGCGATTTCCTGGCGCCGAAATTCAACTGGCCGGCGGCGATGATTTTCTACCTGTTGTTTATCGTGGGCATCCTGGTGTTTGCGGTATTGCCGGGGCTGGATAAAAACTCTTTTGCCCATTGCCTGCTGATGGGGGTGTTGTTCGGTTTCTTTACGTACGCCACCTACGACCTCACCAACCTGGCCACCCTGAAGGGCTGGCCCATGCCGATCGTGATCGTGGACATCATCTGGGGCATGGTGCTGAGCGGGTCTGTCGCGGCCGTCAGTTTCCTGATCGGCAAAAAACTGCTGTAA
- a CDS encoding DUF4070 domain-containing protein, whose translation MKALLVYPQYPDTFWSFKHAIRFISKKSVYPPLGLLTVAAMLPADWQLELVDMNVSSLRERHLAWADMVFISAMAVQQKSTREVIRMAKQAGKPIVAGGPLFTEAPDTFPEVNHLVLNEAEATLPPFLSDLHQGHARKVYTARQFPELSLTPTPLWHLLKMKKYVSMNLQYSRGCPYNCEFCSITALFGRRVRTKSAGQVVAELNSLYDRGWRGGVFFVDDNFIGNRPALKTEVLPPIIEWMKQHRSPFNFNTEASIDLADDDELLTLMVKAGFDQVFIGIETPDKDSLVACGKMQNAGRDLDSSVKHIQASGLEVTGGFIVGFDNDSPSIFHRQIEFIQNSGIVTAMVGLLNAPRNTRLYQRLQQEKRLLKGFSGDNTDFSINFLPRMDYQELIRGYQRILQSIYACKPYTRRVQEFLRQKARCLKNLRRSGKTPPRSSVPLRFYHIKAAIRAFFVLGIFDRGRKYYWKLVFWSLFRCPRLFPQAITFAIYGFHFRRVFHTSRAG comes from the coding sequence TGGTGGACATGAACGTCTCGTCCCTGCGTGAGCGTCACCTGGCCTGGGCGGACATGGTTTTTATCAGCGCCATGGCCGTTCAACAGAAATCAACCCGTGAAGTGATCCGCATGGCCAAACAGGCCGGCAAACCGATAGTGGCCGGAGGCCCCCTGTTCACCGAAGCCCCCGACACCTTTCCCGAAGTAAACCACTTGGTACTCAACGAAGCGGAGGCCACATTGCCCCCCTTTCTTTCCGACCTACACCAAGGTCATGCCCGCAAGGTTTACACCGCCCGTCAGTTTCCTGAACTCAGCCTCACCCCGACTCCGCTGTGGCACTTGCTGAAAATGAAAAAATACGTTTCCATGAACCTGCAATACTCCCGCGGTTGCCCCTATAACTGCGAATTTTGCAGCATTACCGCCCTTTTCGGCCGCCGGGTCCGCACCAAGAGCGCCGGCCAGGTCGTAGCGGAACTTAACAGCCTTTATGACCGGGGCTGGCGCGGAGGGGTCTTTTTTGTAGACGACAATTTCATCGGCAACCGTCCCGCCCTGAAAACCGAAGTCCTTCCCCCCATTATTGAGTGGATGAAACAACACCGCTCACCTTTCAATTTCAATACCGAGGCCTCCATCGACCTGGCCGATGACGACGAGTTGTTGACCCTGATGGTAAAAGCGGGTTTCGACCAGGTGTTTATCGGCATCGAGACCCCGGACAAGGACAGCCTGGTGGCATGCGGAAAAATGCAGAACGCCGGCCGTGACCTGGACTCCAGCGTCAAACACATCCAGGCATCGGGTTTGGAAGTGACCGGCGGCTTTATCGTGGGCTTTGACAACGATTCTCCCTCAATTTTTCACCGTCAGATCGAGTTCATCCAGAACAGCGGCATTGTCACGGCCATGGTGGGCCTGCTGAACGCCCCCCGCAACACCCGGCTCTACCAGCGCCTGCAACAGGAGAAGCGCCTGTTGAAAGGTTTTTCCGGAGACAACACCGATTTTTCCATCAACTTCCTGCCGCGCATGGATTACCAGGAACTCATCCGCGGCTACCAGCGCATCCTGCAATCCATCTACGCCTGCAAGCCCTACACCCGCCGCGTCCAGGAGTTTCTGCGGCAAAAGGCCCGCTGCCTGAAAAATTTGCGCCGTTCAGGGAAAACGCCCCCCCGCAGCAGTGTGCCGCTGCGTTTTTACCATATCAAGGCGGCCATCCGCGCCTTTTTCGTGCTGGGAATCTTTGACCGCGGCCGCAAGTACTATTGGAAACTGGTTTTCTGGTCGCTATTCCGCTGTCCGCGCCTGTTTCCCCAGGCCATCACTTTCGCCATTTACGGCTTCCACTTCCGCCGCGTATTCCACACCAGCCGCGCCGGCTGA